Proteins encoded in a region of the Streptomyces sp. PCS3-D2 genome:
- a CDS encoding nuclease-related domain-containing protein yields MRGLKVLPSGRPGRGRLYVNLPDGQAVAWYDRQANRISVLEDDHREAVLAALRPYLSGTVSIGPPPVPTAADLRRLALPPDADLAPNRPGETLLGELEHGTAGSRARHRLRQDLAAQQRMGDALDALEQDGWRTLHCVPLPGSGHIDHLLIGPAGIFCVRTVPGRRQRAVVGDLLLTVGRAEPRPDPRWIRGAAVRATVLLAAKVTPALAVVDASRLETAPTVRDIRILQPQSAAPDLAAAPVALKAPDVEALFAQARDTRTWLPQRPPLSPGRTAAPRGGASRR; encoded by the coding sequence ATGCGCGGACTCAAGGTACTGCCCAGCGGCCGTCCCGGACGCGGTCGACTGTACGTCAACTTGCCCGACGGGCAGGCGGTCGCCTGGTACGACCGCCAGGCCAACCGGATCAGCGTCCTCGAAGACGACCACCGCGAGGCAGTCCTGGCCGCGCTGCGTCCCTACCTGAGCGGCACCGTCTCCATCGGGCCGCCACCGGTCCCGACCGCGGCCGACCTGCGCCGCCTGGCCCTGCCGCCGGACGCGGACCTGGCACCGAACCGCCCCGGCGAGACCCTGCTGGGCGAGCTGGAGCACGGCACCGCGGGCAGCCGGGCCCGCCACCGGCTGCGCCAGGACCTCGCCGCGCAGCAGCGGATGGGTGACGCCCTCGACGCCCTGGAGCAGGACGGCTGGCGGACCCTGCACTGCGTCCCGCTCCCGGGCTCCGGCCACATCGACCACCTGCTCATCGGTCCTGCCGGGATCTTCTGCGTGCGTACGGTTCCCGGACGCCGCCAGCGCGCGGTGGTCGGCGACCTGCTGCTCACGGTCGGCCGCGCCGAACCCCGTCCGGACCCCCGCTGGATCCGCGGCGCGGCGGTCCGCGCGACCGTGCTCCTCGCCGCGAAGGTCACCCCGGCCCTGGCGGTGGTCGACGCCTCCCGCCTGGAGACGGCCCCGACGGTCCGCGACATCCGCATCCTGCAACCGCAGTCCGCGGCACCGGACCTCGCCGCCGCTCCGGTGGCCCTCAAAGCCCCTGACGTCGAAGCCCTGTTCGCCCAGGCCCGCGACACCCGAACCTGGCTGCCGCAGCGCCCGCCCCTGAGCCCCGGCCGCACCGCAGCCCCGCGAGGGGGCGCCTCCCGGCGGTAG